AATTCGATTCACATCTATAGCAAAATAAGCGCATAGAACCAAACCCATCCAAGAACTATCACTGTACAAATTTGGAGGTAGATCGATTGCCACCCAGGGCTCATCGCTAAGTTTACTGAACCAGTCCAAAATTTCACTTGGAGGCAAACGGAGATTATTGTAAATGCATCGATCAAAGCCCTGTGAAACAGAAAAATTGTGTTTATGGTTGAGAGGAGAGAAATTAAAGAGAGGGAGATGGAATATCTTGATTGAGACAGAAAAAAGACCTAGTTATTACTTACCAATGGGTCATTTTTGCCGAGTTCATTCTGAATCCAAGACCtcgtttttttatttatattctcaGTTTTCTTTTGATCATGGATGCCCAAAAAATAAGACTCGgacttcatgcagttcttcacGCAGTTCTTGAACTCTTCCACCGAACGCTGGTACAATAGACGAAGGCCACAATTCTGCACCTTCAAGTAAGAGCAATTTGTCTCAAATGAAACCTTAATGTAGTCACAATCATATAGCCAATCAGGAAACGACCCACGTGGTATATAGGTCAGCCAAGTGAGTCCACCTAGCAGTGAAATCATGAGATCTTCTTTAGTTGGAGAATAGATATGGCGAGGTTTCACACTCAGATCATTAGGCCCATTACTTGCTTCGAAGTGGCAAATAAGTTCGTAAGAAGAGATTGAATCCATAATGTCAATGAGACTAGCCACATcctttgtaacaaaaaaaactgCACATAGAGCAACTCCCAGCCAAGTACTTTCATTAAGCAATTTTCGAGTTAGTCTGAATGTCACGTGGGACATGTCACTTTGAATGCGGAACCAATGCGGAATTTCAATTGGAGGGTGACAAGAATTATAGTCACAGGATCCATCAAAGCCCTGTAAAACAgaaatattgtgtttaataagTGAGAGTGAGAAGTTAAAGAGAGGGAGAGGAAATATTATGTTTGAGGTAAGGCAAAGTCATAATCTATTAATTACCGGCAAGTGGCTTTGGGAGAGCTGATTCTTAGCTCTACTAATTTTCACTTTATAACGAGCTGTTAATTGATCGTTCAATACTCCAAACCCATGTTTCTCTCCCGCAATGAGATCAAATGATATTTCATGAAACCATTCTTCACGAATATGGTAGAAACTAAGCCCCCATTTTTGCACAATGATACCTGGCCAATCGCTTATAATTGAAGCCTTGATGCAACTGAACTCACCTAGAAATGGACAACATGGAATATAGCACAGCCAAAGAAATCCACCCTCAATATCTAGCCACGTAAATTCTTTTTGAATGGTGCGATGGACATGGATTTCTGGCTCTGGAGCAGCTCCGTCCGTTTCCAAAACACATATAAGGTGGTGAGAAATCGATGAATTGGGATTTTCAATAATTGCAGTTTGATGCTTATCGCTTGAAAAATAAGCACATAAAACAAGTCCCATCCATTTGTTgtcattgaaaaaataattggaTATATTAATTTTCACTGAGGGTTCATTACTCTGGTAGTAGAAACAATGTAAAATTTCTACTGGGGGAAAACAAAATGAATATTCAACGCGCCCACcctgcaaaataaataaaattataggaCATAGAGAGGGAAGTTAATGGTGTATTTGAAACAAAGAAAGTACTCATAATTTCTTACGTAATTATTGGGTGGTGGAGACACGATTTCGTTATAAATATGCAAACGTAATTTCATTGGTATCCCGCCACTATGGCTACATTCACATTTGCCATCCCGATTTGCAGAAATGGAAGCATTGCAATGTTTTAGTTGTTGCTCAAACTGTGACAGATCATGCTGGTACAAAAGACGAAGCCCACATTTTTGCACCATCACGATTGGCCAATCACTAACAAACGAAGCCTTAATGTGGCCACATTGATGCAGCATATCCTTCAAGGCCTCACCAGGTATGTAGGATATCCAGATGAGTCCCGAGAATTGACGTAACCAGTCGTCCTCTTCATTAGTGGTGCGGCAAACAAGGATTTGATTGTCTAGACTAGCTTTACTCGTTTGGAATTGACAATATAGAAAGTGGGATGAATTTGTTGGAACTGCATTTTCTTGACCCCTGGGGATTAAAATAGAAGCATATAGAGAGAGCCCCAACCAATTGTTGTCTTCGTACAAATTTGGGGGTATCTCAATTGTCACCGAGTGCCCAAGACGACAATAATGATTAAACCACCTTGGAGTTCTTCTTGTTGGGAAACAAGAATTATATAAAGTGGATGGATGAAAGTACTACAAAAtagatacaaaacaaaaatacaatgtccaattagagggagagagagaagactgTTAGAAgttaaaattgtttaattaagcTTATTAATATTTGACAATATTATAGTGAATTCATGTGAGAAGTTTGTTGATGTTACGTGGAGAGAGTTTATAAATGGGAACAAAGAGTTGATTttcaagttaaaattttatttcttggaTACAATACAATAGTGTACAAAATGTTAATTATGTCATGCAAAATCCTAAATGTAGTATTGGATATACCTAGCTctatatttgtaatatttaattataacaAGAAATTGATTGTAAAATGAAGAGGATCCTAATACTTATAAATGTGGGGagtttatataataaatgtaattGAGAATATACACATCTTGTCAATGTGGAACTATACACTTCCACGCAGAATCAAGAATTATTAGTGTATAACCAAACCTT
The sequence above is drawn from the Castanea sativa cultivar Marrone di Chiusa Pesio chromosome 5, ASM4071231v1 genome and encodes:
- the LOC142636245 gene encoding uncharacterized protein LOC142636245; this encodes MAELTQILVQCSTPFDSILDSVGPREFCEIWDNYPEFFIGRKNSYEYLHPQRLFISQEETSVTAQYSYEEDSYPHNRFRYFHPSTLYNSCFPTRRTPRWFNHYCRLGHSVTIEIPPNLYEDNNWLGLSLYASILIPRGQENAVPTNSSHFLYCQFQTSKASLDNQILVCRTTNEEDDWLRQFSGLIWISYIPGEALKDMLHQCGHIKASFVSDWPIVMVQKCGLRLLYQHDLSQFEQQLKHCNASISANRDGKCECSHSGGIPMKLRLHIYNEIVSPPPNNYGGRVEYSFCFPPVEILHCFYYQSNEPSVKINISNYFFNDNKWMGLVLCAYFSSDKHQTAIIENPNSSISHHLICVLETDGAAPEPEIHVHRTIQKEFTWLDIEGGFLWLCYIPCCPFLGEFSCIKASIISDWPGIIVQKWGLSFYHIREEWFHEISFDLIAGEKHGFGVLNDQLTARYKVKISRAKNQLSQSHLPGFDGSCDYNSCHPPIEIPHWFRIQSDMSHVTFRLTRKLLNESTWLGVALCAVFFVTKDVASLIDIMDSISSYELICHFEASNGPNDLSVKPRHIYSPTKEDLMISLLGGLTWLTYIPRGSFPDWLYDCDYIKVSFETNCSYLKVQNCGLRLLYQRSVEEFKNCVKNCMKSESYFLGIHDQKKTENINKKTRSWIQNELGKNDPLGFDRCIYNNLRLPPSEILDWFSKLSDEPWVAIDLPPNLYSDSSWMGLVLCAYFAIDVNRIVHFDILDSDTPYELICHLETNVGHVIPLHGYSLAEENLIPNDFLQRGGCILLSYRGRNCLNQANCVKASFTTDCPGLKVEKCGLRLLYHYELEEFEQTILSHSMNSSSSDDWDLIHQLPTEDGNRDTQEHDYGEGTSSSRKESNFGSLRSPIDPKDKGKRVLEEFSLLWTHD